A single Plasmodium malariae genome assembly, chromosome: 6 DNA region contains:
- the PmUG01_06020000 gene encoding conserved protein, unknown function: MPNDFMTNTEINEKDNKFPYCVVFSYLPCASTFIPVLGHVGICTSTGLIHDFSGSFTISVDNMAFSDPMKYWKLDKNKLPLAFTDKSYDDAIYKADNIFSKRKHNLLVNNCHHYVAMILNDIKYKGRTNWTPFKVFLNLMIHGRYISWKYLFVLYGPFLLILMLLVFLATSI, encoded by the exons atgCCAAATGATTTTATGACAAATACagaaattaatgaaaaagacAACAAG TTCCCATACTGTGTTGTATTCTCTTATCTGCCATGCGCATCAACCTTTATTCCAGTTCTTGGACATGTTG GAATATGCACGTCAACAGGATTAATTCATGATTTTTCGGGATCCTTCACCATCTCAGTTG ATAATATGGCATTTAGTGATCCTATGAAATACTGGAAATTGGATAAAAACAAACTTCCCCTTGCATTTACTGATAag TCCTATGATGACGCTATTTATAAGGctgataatattttttcgaaGAGGAAG CATAACCTACTTGT GAATAACTGCCATCACTATGTAGCTATGATtctaaatgatataaaatataaaggaaGAACTAACTG GACCCCATTTAAGGTGTTTCTTAACCTGATGATCCACGGGCGCTATATTTC GTGGAAATATTTGTTCGTACTGTATGGACCCTTTCTTCTTATACTTATGTTACTTGTATTTCTTGCAACATcaatttag